A DNA window from bacterium contains the following coding sequences:
- a CDS encoding Rrf2 family transcriptional regulator: protein MITRETDYSMRLIIALADRQKKGIVSASSSEVAKEMDIPYRFLRKLVKRLVVGGLIESRRGKGGGVALAQEARSISLYDILTVTGPRGVELSLCSSDPKSCNRSALCTMQREFSSIQDEVDRRLKNIHISDLIQK from the coding sequence ATGATTACGCGTGAAACAGATTATTCGATGCGTTTGATTATTGCGCTTGCAGATCGGCAGAAGAAGGGGATTGTCTCGGCGTCATCTTCTGAGGTGGCGAAGGAGATGGATATTCCCTATCGGTTTTTGAGAAAGTTGGTCAAGCGATTGGTTGTTGGGGGGTTGATAGAGAGTCGGCGGGGTAAGGGGGGGGGCGTCGCCCTGGCTCAGGAGGCCCGGTCTATTTCCCTGTATGACATCCTCACGGTGACCGGACCGCGAGGGGTGGAACTGAGTCTTTGTTCCTCTGACCCGAAGTCATGCAATCGTTCGGCTTTGTGTACGATGCAGCGGGAATTTTCCAGTATTCAAGATGAAGTGGATCGACGGTTGAAAAACATACACATCAGCGACCTGATTCAAAAATGA